The proteins below come from a single Gemmatimonadota bacterium genomic window:
- a CDS encoding Rdx family protein, which yields MAASLAAAIKAAFPASVEQIPGSGGVFDVTVDGRLIYSKDETGRHIRDNDEILDILRAGKGG from the coding sequence ATCGCCGCCAGTCTGGCGGCCGCGATCAAGGCGGCGTTCCCCGCCAGTGTGGAGCAGATCCCCGGATCCGGTGGTGTCTTCGATGTCACGGTCGACGGCAGGCTCATCTACTCGAAAGACGAGACGGGGCGTCACATCCGGGACAATGACGAAATCCTGGACATCTTGCGCGCCGGGAAGGGTGGCTGA
- a CDS encoding bifunctional UDP-sugar hydrolase/5'-nucleotidase: MTGSSPEGCLTIVFTGDLHGRVSGTDPYTLQPFPGGAARAATHIAGVRERDPEAVFLDLGDLVQGTPMSTDHALGRGLGGPHPMLRILHELGCDGFVIGNHEFNFGMRWVEEFRRTARFPVLAANVLGPDGRPVFQPTLMLERGGLRVAVLAVTTPQVPRWEEPSNIEGLIFRDATETAREWVPKLRRDADAVVVAAHMSWEGVTDGGLETPEPPENDVARMVREVPGIDCILMAHTHRVEEGARRGGTLAVQAGWGGRAVGEVRLERDSHGVIRASSIVHQSRLDTPTSAAILNLAASEEETARLRLDQVIGEASGEFHARGVRHGETPLRSLLHRAQLEASGADLSSAALFREEQVIPPGPVTVRDLYRMIPFENRMVVVEMDAGGVREYLEETARAWAGPGQNGEPAPLNPRFHLYNHDTIAGVEYQVDPAQPVGSRIRDLTFGGEKVPARQKFTLATTNYRVSGGGGYRVLKTAKVLRRTGDEIRDLVISYVRRHGTIDPVMPGAWRLVGSQSGSA, translated from the coding sequence ATGACCGGATCCTCCCCGGAAGGGTGCCTGACGATCGTCTTCACCGGAGACCTGCACGGACGGGTCAGCGGGACGGACCCGTACACTCTCCAGCCCTTTCCGGGCGGGGCGGCCCGCGCCGCGACCCACATTGCCGGAGTTCGCGAGAGAGATCCTGAAGCGGTCTTTCTGGACCTCGGGGATCTGGTGCAGGGAACGCCGATGTCGACCGATCACGCTCTGGGGCGAGGGCTTGGCGGCCCGCACCCGATGCTTCGTATTCTGCACGAACTGGGGTGCGACGGCTTTGTCATCGGCAACCACGAGTTCAACTTCGGGATGCGCTGGGTCGAGGAGTTCCGGCGGACGGCGCGCTTTCCTGTACTCGCGGCGAATGTGCTTGGCCCGGACGGTCGGCCGGTCTTCCAGCCCACGCTCATGCTGGAGCGCGGGGGCCTCCGCGTGGCGGTGCTGGCCGTCACGACGCCGCAGGTTCCGCGCTGGGAAGAGCCGTCCAATATCGAAGGCCTGATCTTCCGCGACGCCACCGAAACCGCACGCGAGTGGGTGCCGAAGTTGCGGCGCGACGCGGATGCGGTGGTGGTGGCCGCGCACATGTCGTGGGAAGGCGTGACGGACGGCGGGCTGGAGACCCCCGAACCGCCGGAGAATGATGTCGCCCGAATGGTCCGTGAAGTTCCGGGGATCGACTGCATTCTGATGGCGCACACGCATCGAGTGGAGGAAGGAGCGCGTCGCGGAGGGACACTGGCGGTGCAGGCCGGGTGGGGGGGGCGCGCCGTCGGTGAGGTGCGGCTCGAACGCGATTCGCACGGTGTGATCCGGGCGTCATCGATCGTCCATCAATCCAGACTGGATACGCCGACAAGCGCGGCGATTCTCAATCTGGCCGCATCCGAAGAGGAAACAGCGCGTCTTCGTCTGGACCAAGTGATCGGTGAGGCGTCCGGGGAGTTTCACGCAAGGGGAGTTCGTCACGGAGAGACTCCGCTTCGAAGTCTCCTGCACCGCGCGCAACTGGAAGCGTCCGGGGCGGATCTGTCATCGGCCGCGCTCTTCCGTGAGGAGCAGGTCATTCCGCCGGGGCCGGTCACCGTGCGGGATCTCTACCGGATGATCCCGTTTGAGAATCGGATGGTCGTGGTGGAAATGGATGCGGGCGGGGTTCGCGAATACCTGGAGGAAACGGCGCGCGCCTGGGCCGGGCCCGGACAGAACGGGGAGCCCGCGCCCCTGAACCCGCGCTTTCACCTCTACAATCACGACACCATTGCCGGTGTGGAGTACCAGGTGGATCCCGCACAGCCGGTCGGGAGCAGAATCCGGGATCTGACTTTTGGCGGGGAGAAGGTGCCCGCGCGTCAGAAGTTCACACTGGCTACCACAAACTACCGGGTGTCAGGCGGCGGGGGATATCGTGTGCTCAAGACCGCGAAAGTGTTGCGCCGAACGGGCGATGAGATTCGCGATCTCGTGATCTCGTATGTTCGCAGGCACGGCACCATTGACCCGGTGATGCCGGGTGCGTGGCGGCTTGTCGGATCTCAGTCCGGATCAGCCTGA
- a CDS encoding TIGR00730 family Rossman fold protein: MNVCVYCSSSDRVKPVYFEAAEQLGRLLGDRKNTLVYGGGNTGPMARLAMGVKDAGGRVISVIPQMFHDRGLTFERSDETVVTKDMQERRITMIKGSDVFLALPGGFGTLEEVAELLTMRQLELHKKPISLVDVDGYWNPFLSFLDQMVAGDFAKPEHRALLHLAGSPEKALEFVDRYVPVDVPDKWESDSSG; the protein is encoded by the coding sequence ATGAATGTCTGCGTCTACTGCTCATCCAGCGACCGCGTAAAGCCGGTCTACTTCGAAGCCGCTGAACAACTCGGCCGTCTCCTCGGCGATCGCAAGAACACGCTTGTCTATGGCGGAGGCAACACCGGCCCCATGGCCCGCCTTGCCATGGGAGTGAAAGACGCCGGAGGACGCGTGATCTCCGTGATCCCGCAGATGTTCCATGACCGCGGCCTCACCTTCGAACGGTCGGATGAAACCGTCGTCACAAAGGATATGCAGGAGCGCCGCATCACCATGATCAAGGGTTCCGATGTGTTCCTCGCACTGCCGGGCGGATTCGGCACGCTGGAGGAAGTGGCGGAACTCCTGACCATGCGCCAGCTGGAACTGCACAAGAAACCCATTTCGCTGGTGGATGTGGACGGCTACTGGAATCCGTTCCTCTCGTTCCTGGACCAGATGGTGGCGGGAGACTTTGCGAAGCCGGAGCACCGCGCGCTTCTTCACTTGGCGGGTTCTCCGGAGAAGGCGCTGGAGTTCGTGGACCGCTATGTCCCTGTGGATGTTCCGGACAAGTGGGAATCGGATTCGTCAGGCTGA
- the hypF gene encoding carbamoyltransferase HypF: MTLRRRCAVRVRGVVQGVGFRPFVYRIAVARGLEGWVLNGPDGVKLEVEGDGAAVGSFLAELADSAPPQAAVECVESVEITPVRERDDATRPPSFLIVESENSGAARPAIPPDIATCPACLAEITTPGERRHRYPFTNCTDCGPRLTIVENLPYDRDATSMAAFVMCPECRAEYENPLDRRFHAQPIACPACGPRLELLDASGAPLATDEPALDAAGGVLLEGGILALRGIGGFQLLADATGENAVLRLRERKRREAKPFAVMTVDLEAARELCTVSDDETRVLESPEAPILLLRRKGDAAGRIADAVAPGNPELGLMLPYTPLHHLLLRVVSRPVVCTSGNLSEEPMCTETGEAVQRLNGIADRFLTHDRPIVRAVDDSVARWKDGGVALLRRARGFAPRPLPVRGPDCTVLALGGHLKSTIALAVGGRVVVSSHIGDLESPGGRDLFARTVDDLLRFYQVTPEIIACDLHPDYPSTRHAELLAGRFAIPRISVQHHHAHAIACMTEHELEGEVLALVWDGTGFGTDGTIWGGECLACTVEGFRRVATLRPFRLPGGDAAVREPRRSALGLLHELDGPSAEPPVGLFESEETHALLAMLERGIHAPVTTSMGRLFDAVAALTALRKVSSFEAEAAMALEHAADDAPGKAAAYPMPVEKDRGPGGIAMIDWGPTVRAIVEDACQGASIGEISARFHDALANAALAAARIAGIERVVLSGGCFQNLRLEREVRSRLSAGGFRVFSHHGIPPNDGGIAVGQLRVAAARTAATRSAPGD; this comes from the coding sequence GTGACGCTACGAAGGAGATGCGCCGTCCGCGTGCGCGGCGTGGTGCAGGGCGTGGGCTTTCGGCCGTTTGTCTATCGGATCGCGGTCGCCCGGGGTTTGGAAGGGTGGGTGCTGAACGGCCCGGACGGCGTGAAGCTGGAGGTGGAAGGAGACGGCGCCGCCGTGGGGTCGTTCCTTGCGGAACTGGCCGACTCCGCTCCGCCCCAGGCCGCCGTTGAGTGCGTGGAATCGGTGGAGATCACGCCCGTGCGGGAGCGGGACGACGCGACCCGGCCACCGTCCTTCCTCATTGTCGAAAGCGAGAACAGCGGCGCAGCCCGGCCCGCCATCCCTCCGGATATCGCCACCTGCCCCGCGTGTCTTGCGGAGATCACCACTCCCGGGGAGCGCCGCCACCGATACCCCTTCACGAACTGCACCGACTGCGGCCCGCGCCTCACGATTGTCGAAAACCTCCCGTACGATCGAGACGCCACCTCCATGGCCGCGTTTGTCATGTGCCCGGAGTGCCGGGCGGAGTACGAGAATCCGCTCGACCGTCGCTTCCATGCGCAACCGATCGCCTGCCCGGCGTGCGGGCCTCGCCTGGAGCTTCTGGATGCCTCGGGGGCGCCGCTCGCCACCGACGAACCCGCGCTGGATGCGGCAGGAGGCGTACTCCTTGAAGGCGGCATTCTCGCCCTCCGTGGAATCGGCGGGTTTCAGTTGCTGGCCGACGCGACTGGCGAAAACGCCGTCCTCAGGCTTCGGGAACGCAAGCGACGGGAGGCCAAGCCGTTTGCCGTGATGACCGTCGATCTTGAGGCGGCGCGAGAGCTCTGCACCGTCTCCGACGACGAGACGCGCGTGCTGGAATCGCCGGAAGCGCCGATCCTTCTGCTTCGCCGCAAGGGTGACGCCGCCGGGCGGATCGCGGACGCGGTGGCCCCGGGGAATCCCGAACTCGGCCTCATGCTTCCGTACACGCCGCTCCACCACCTGCTGCTGCGCGTCGTGAGCCGCCCGGTCGTCTGCACAAGCGGGAACCTCTCGGAAGAACCCATGTGTACGGAGACGGGAGAGGCGGTCCAGCGTCTGAACGGCATCGCGGACCGGTTCCTGACCCACGACCGTCCCATCGTTCGTGCCGTGGACGACTCCGTCGCGCGGTGGAAGGACGGCGGAGTCGCGCTCCTCCGGCGGGCGCGCGGGTTCGCACCGCGCCCGCTCCCGGTTCGCGGCCCGGATTGCACCGTCCTCGCACTCGGCGGGCACCTGAAGTCGACGATCGCCCTGGCCGTCGGAGGAAGGGTCGTCGTCAGTTCGCACATCGGAGATCTGGAGAGCCCCGGCGGGCGGGATCTGTTCGCAAGAACCGTGGACGATCTGCTCCGGTTCTATCAGGTCACCCCGGAGATCATCGCGTGCGATCTCCACCCGGACTATCCCTCCACGCGCCATGCGGAGCTTCTCGCGGGACGATTCGCCATCCCGCGAATCTCCGTACAGCACCACCATGCCCATGCGATCGCATGCATGACCGAGCATGAACTGGAGGGCGAGGTGCTCGCGCTGGTGTGGGACGGCACGGGTTTCGGCACCGACGGAACCATCTGGGGCGGCGAGTGCCTTGCGTGCACGGTCGAAGGCTTCCGCAGAGTTGCCACGCTCCGGCCTTTTCGTCTCCCGGGTGGTGACGCCGCGGTTCGCGAACCTCGCCGAAGCGCGCTCGGCCTCCTTCACGAACTGGACGGTCCCAGCGCAGAACCGCCGGTCGGCCTCTTCGAGTCGGAGGAAACCCACGCGCTCCTCGCCATGCTGGAACGCGGGATCCACGCGCCGGTGACCACCAGCATGGGTCGACTTTTCGACGCGGTCGCGGCACTGACCGCACTTCGCAAGGTGAGTTCCTTCGAGGCCGAAGCCGCGATGGCACTGGAGCACGCGGCGGACGATGCTCCCGGAAAGGCCGCCGCCTACCCGATGCCGGTGGAGAAGGATCGCGGCCCGGGAGGAATCGCCATGATCGACTGGGGACCGACCGTTCGTGCCATCGTCGAAGACGCGTGCCAAGGGGCGAGCATCGGCGAGATTTCGGCGCGGTTCCACGATGCACTCGCCAACGCGGCACTGGCAGCCGCGCGCATTGCGGGGATCGAGCGGGTCGTTCTCAGCGGCGGGTGCTTCCAGAATCTCCGTCTGGAGCGGGAAGTCCGTTCCCGCTTGTCTGCCGGGGGGTTCCGGGTCTTCTCCCATCACGGGATTCCCCCCAATGACGGCGGGATTGCCGTCGGGCAACTCCGCGTCGCCGCAGCACGCACCGCCGCAACCCGTTCCGCGCCGGGCGACTGA
- a CDS encoding cyclic nucleotide-binding domain-containing protein, with translation MNANENVERLLRDHPFLHGLADRHLSFLSGCARTVTFQPGDFLGREGEEAHSWYLVRHGHVSLETHIEERGPIQVAALGEGEVIGWGWLVAPYNWHFDARAVTVTKTLTLDGDYLRAHCENDPELGYELLKRFLHVLQKRLHWSRTRMRNLARDAS, from the coding sequence ATGAATGCGAACGAGAATGTGGAACGGCTCTTGAGAGATCATCCGTTCCTGCATGGTCTCGCGGACCGGCACTTGTCGTTCCTCTCCGGGTGCGCCAGAACGGTGACTTTCCAGCCCGGAGATTTCCTCGGCCGGGAAGGAGAAGAGGCCCACAGTTGGTATCTCGTCCGGCATGGCCATGTGTCGCTGGAGACACACATCGAGGAACGCGGGCCGATTCAGGTGGCGGCTCTGGGAGAGGGTGAAGTCATCGGCTGGGGCTGGCTCGTGGCGCCTTACAACTGGCACTTCGACGCACGCGCCGTCACGGTCACGAAGACGCTCACGCTCGACGGCGACTACCTGCGCGCACACTGCGAGAATGACCCCGAACTCGGGTACGAACTCCTGAAGCGATTCCTCCATGTCCTTCAGAAAAGACTCCACTGGTCGCGGACCCGTATGCGGAATCTGGCGCGGGACGCGTCCTGA
- a CDS encoding cysteine hydrolase family protein yields the protein MDSGKSALILIGYQNDYFAPNGILHHVIEEASRVSGVLQNTLDLVERVSSTDMLIVSTPILFTENYEELVDPVGILKTIKEVGAFREDTQGGKTIDEIARFGDRIVEVPGKRGLNAFSNTELEALYVRVHGGEAGEVWRGRSGDGVSAKAVHSGGTDADRASGSGCGRPGSALTPGAGPATTGRPAVPPRRSAWRSAG from the coding sequence GTGGATTCAGGCAAGTCTGCTCTCATCCTGATTGGCTACCAGAACGACTATTTCGCTCCGAACGGAATCCTCCACCATGTGATCGAAGAGGCGTCCCGTGTGTCGGGAGTTCTTCAGAACACGCTGGACCTGGTGGAGCGCGTCAGTTCGACCGACATGCTCATCGTCTCCACCCCGATTCTCTTTACCGAGAACTACGAAGAACTGGTGGACCCGGTGGGGATTCTCAAGACCATCAAGGAAGTGGGCGCGTTCCGTGAGGACACGCAGGGTGGAAAGACGATCGATGAGATCGCCCGGTTCGGCGATCGCATTGTGGAGGTTCCTGGAAAGCGGGGACTGAACGCCTTTTCCAATACCGAACTGGAGGCACTCTATGTCCGGGTACACGGAGGAGAGGCTGGGGAGGTCTGGCGCGGGCGGTCAGGGGACGGCGTTTCTGCGAAAGCCGTTCACTCCGGCGGAACTGACGCTGACCGTGCGTCGGGTTCTGGATGCGGCCGCCCCGGGAGCGCCCTGACTCCCGGGGCAGGGCCCGCGACTACTGGACGGCCAGCAGTTCCACCACGAAGATCAGCGTGGCGTTCGGCGGGATGA
- a CDS encoding peptidylprolyl isomerase produces the protein MSAPRLVRTRTLLPGLAVLCAASALPPSDAAAEPTTVEEATAPDGIYAVFETTVGDFVCRLHYDKVPVTVGNFVGLAEGTKEFKDAKTHEMTTRPFYDGLGFHRIIKDFMSQGGCPLGNGRGDPGYRFIDEFDPALRHARPGILSMANSGPGTNGSQFFVTHVPTPWLDDKHSVFGECVMGLDIVLGMGQVPMKGSQNSTPVTDIVANSVRIVRTGESAKAFDAAAAFARQDEIRAAATERKAAMEKQFTDKLGAELGVNLDERQTTPTGLEFVVLEEGEGASPESGQTISAHYTGYLLDGTKFDSSVDRGQPFDTQIGVRRVIPGWDEAFLEMKPGEKRVLFIPPDLGYGPRGAGGVIPPNATLIFVVELLAVQ, from the coding sequence ATGTCCGCACCGCGACTTGTCCGAACCCGCACCCTGCTTCCCGGCCTTGCGGTCCTGTGCGCCGCGTCGGCCCTTCCTCCCTCTGACGCAGCAGCCGAACCGACCACGGTGGAAGAGGCCACCGCACCCGACGGAATCTACGCCGTTTTCGAAACCACGGTCGGCGACTTTGTCTGCCGCCTCCATTACGACAAGGTGCCCGTCACGGTCGGGAACTTCGTCGGACTGGCGGAAGGCACCAAGGAGTTCAAGGACGCGAAGACCCACGAGATGACAACACGGCCGTTCTACGACGGCCTCGGCTTCCATCGGATCATCAAGGACTTCATGTCGCAGGGCGGCTGCCCGCTCGGCAACGGACGCGGCGATCCCGGATATCGATTCATCGACGAGTTCGATCCGGCCCTCCGTCACGCCCGGCCGGGCATCCTCTCCATGGCAAACTCCGGCCCGGGAACGAACGGCAGCCAGTTCTTCGTCACCCATGTCCCCACACCCTGGCTCGACGACAAGCACTCGGTCTTCGGGGAGTGCGTGATGGGGCTGGATATCGTCCTCGGCATGGGACAAGTGCCCATGAAGGGAAGCCAGAACTCGACGCCGGTGACGGACATCGTCGCGAACTCGGTTCGGATCGTCCGGACCGGGGAAAGCGCGAAAGCATTTGACGCCGCGGCCGCGTTCGCAAGGCAAGACGAGATTCGCGCCGCCGCGACGGAAAGGAAAGCCGCCATGGAGAAGCAGTTCACTGACAAGCTCGGCGCGGAGTTGGGCGTGAATCTCGACGAGCGCCAGACCACGCCGACGGGATTGGAGTTCGTCGTTCTCGAAGAAGGGGAGGGGGCTTCCCCGGAGAGCGGACAGACCATCTCCGCCCACTACACCGGCTATCTTCTCGATGGAACGAAGTTCGACTCCAGTGTCGATCGGGGTCAGCCGTTCGACACGCAGATCGGAGTGAGGCGCGTAATCCCCGGTTGGGACGAAGCGTTCCTGGAGATGAAGCCCGGCGAGAAGCGCGTTCTCTTCATCCCGCCGGACCTGGGCTACGGACCCCGCGGAGCCGGAGGCGTCATCCCGCCGAACGCCACGCTGATCTTCGTGGTGGAACTGCTGGCCGTCCAGTAG